The nucleotide window ACgacttatttatttatatttccctagacatatataataattaacgTTATGTAATTTCAATAACATTCTCTAGGAGGACTTTGGTACTTAGAGCGATCAGTGCAATAGTCATAGTTCATGTACTTCTTCCTGATATGCTCATAGATTTTCTGTTCGTATCCGCTTAGCCTTTGATATTTGCCTCCATTCCACCAGTAGTTGGAAGATCCACAAGTGGCAACGTTATCACTCCGACCATCTATGTAGCAGCCTGACAGGCCGGAAAAGTCTTGGAAATGGGCAATGAAAGGAGAGTATGCATAGTTAATCTTGGTCCGACCGCCATCAGTTGCCCAAGCGTCACCGTTCCAGAGACTGGCCTCTACTTGCATCGGCTTTGATGGATAGTTAACGCCGTTTTGGTTCTTGTAGACTCTTATTGGGATGTTGTCAACATAAAACCTATCATTCATACCATCCTTAATCTTGATTTTATTCTTAAGGAACAaacaaaattatcatttttcatGAAATGGATAGAGAAGATAACAGTAAGGACTGTAACAAGAACGTACACAATTTGGTAAGGGTTCCAAAGAATCCCATAAGTGTGGTAATGTTTGATGGGGTTAAACCAAAGCAAGAACCTCTCTTCTCTGTTTCCTTCTCCATTCGCAAAGATATTTGTCTGTAACGTTATGGGTTTTCCATCGTTGTTCCCTAAGAACTCGAAGTCAATCTCATCGTGATTACTTCCCAACGAAGTCAACTGTCATTATTTACATATAAAGACagttaaataaatatgaatGTTGAGTTAGTCATCTACACATGTATATTATCAATCATACAAACGAACATAAAAAGCGGTGACGACACCGCCAGAATTTCCTCCGGGCACTTTGATCCTCATTTGGAAGAGACCTGATCCGTAAATGTTCTTGGATTCGAACCCGGCACCTGTTTCACGTACGTAGAAGCCAAACCAGTACTGTCACTTCAGTAATATTTAATTACAGAAAAAGAtaaggatagcaccaaaccaagtttttgttcctaaaatagcaatcaaggctcaaagtcacaaaaatagcttttattaaaaagttaaatatacacttataccccttgggttaattaatccaaaccttagggtttagagttaaagggtagggttttggaattaggggttaaaattttataaaaaataaatactaaaataaaaaataaaaattttaaaaacagtttcaaaaaatatttttaaattataaaaagaaaatttgaaaaaaaataaaaaaaaaatttcgaaaaaaaaatttcaaaaaaaagttataaaaatttcgaatctgaaaacatataatctgaaactataaaaaaaaaatttatttttttttattttttttatttttttttatttttatttttgtttgtttatttaattttaaaccaagggtattagagatattttactctttaatgaatgtcatttttgtgactttctccttctagtactatttttgagacataaacttcaaaaggtgctagtattgacaattgcccatttAATTACACACCATATGATCATACTTGCCTGGTCACTAATAAATAGAACCCTTTGGAGTTTGGACTATACAATTTCTtgtctttttgtatttttataagaggaaacaaaagaaagagaTACTAACCTGAAGACTGATCCATGTAGAGATCAACTTCTTTGCCAGAGTGAAGTGTGGAAATATGACCTTGACCCCATTTAACAACATAGTTCTGACCGAAAGTAACATATTTCTCGACTCCTCTCCCTCCGATAAACCTAGCATCAACCATTGTTATCCATAACCATAACGCTACTGCAAAAACACCAAAGATTTTCGTATGTATCATCTTGGTTTGGTTTTTCTCTGAGGTACTATAGTGTTGCACCTATACAAGCTGGTTTAATAAGGTTGAAAAAGTGGAAAGCATGAAAGATATGGTGGAGACAGAGAGATTAGAGTCACATCAAATTCTCTATACATCTCCTACACGCCAGTTCTTATTGTCCCATGCCCATCAccattctctctttctttttcttcgaGATGTAGTTATCCATTAAATATTCTTTTCTACAATAGCGCTATTATGAGAAGTATGTTGCTTCGATCGACTATGGATATCACTTATATGATTTTAGGTGCGTGGAAAATTTGATGGAGTTAGAATATATGCATATAAGAAATGTTAAGATTATCAAGTTTTGTTAcgtgttgataaaaaaaaaagaattaagtgTTGTTACGTCAACTTGAAAATACACAAGACAGCCTAAAAATCATAGGTTTAATAACCCCtgctaataaaataaaaacaaacgtTAAGATTAGTTGTAGTTCTAAATTTgtgttctctttctttttcgtATTGAGTTAATGAAAAGACAAGAATCTATGATCTATCGTATAGTGTTCCGAACATGACTGTATAGAAGTTTGAATTGTATAGAGACGGGTGTGCATGTTCTAGATGTGCAAAGCTTCATATTTAATGCTCAAAGACTTCCCTAAATTAGTACCAAATTCACGAAAGTGATGGATGAGATTTTAGAACCTTAATTATCtaccgacaaaaaaaaaagcttaatctttcattgtttttaaaaaaagaagcttAATTATCTTTTCTATTAAGCTGGAGTCTCGCAGTATctccaaattattattatttttgatgcATTTTCACTCTGATTGTAATAGTGGTTCAAATCTCGTTGAGATGGGATGTTTTACTGTCCACCTGTCGAAATCCTCTAGTAACATCACTTGACTCGAGCAAAAAAGCTGAGTCTGACGAAAAAAGTTCAAGAAAGAGAGTATAATGTAAGTTAGGTCGCTGGAGTTTACACATATATCTATATGCTCGTCTCCTCCATTAACCACCAACAGAGTAAATTGGTAAACCTCTAACCGGCACCAAATTGAATCCTTAGGGTTTCCGCGCATCGAAAACTGTAGAAAATTAAGCTGGCAATTGGAGCTTTTTGTTGTTCTTCCAGCTGCAAACATAAAACAGAAGAGAACAGTCAAAGGCAGAAGTAGAGTTAGGAACAAAAGGAGAGGATAAGGTGATGGTTTTACCTAAGGAAATAATAGTAGAAGAAGTCGGCATAGAGCAATGTCTGGACAAGCCCCGCGATCCATGCTGCATCATCGTAATCACACACAGTCCATTTTGACATGTCAGATATACAAAGACCAACGGATATTCCACAAAGACAATGAGAAGGAGTGATGCATATTCAGGACATATGCTTTCTACAAGATACATGTGGCAAAGAAGCTACATATATGCTGCATCTATTGAAACGCTAAATTAAGCTAACAATGAAGAAggttaagagagagagagagagagagagagagtcataCTTATCCAGTGAACAAAGTGGGGCTCAGTGAAGTAACGGTAGATCCAGTTTAGGATGTACAATCCCCTGTACCCACTGCAAGAAGATGACAATCAAGAGAAGtcaaaggaagaagaagcaatAACACTAATCAAAGAAAGCGAGCTTGTTGTACCCAAGGAGAAAAATGTATTGGCCAGTCAAGTTATCGATATTTCTAGTCCTTTGCAGCAAGACAAGCTGAGGTAATATAGCAACAGCTTCCAAGTACAATGAAAACGTCCAGAGCACCTCAAGAAAGGTGAACTTCTCGTGGATGAGAAGAGCCAAGACAAGGCAAGGAAGCACAAGGAACCAGTGGCGAAACGTATCCTGCTCCCTGTCGTAAGTCCTGTGGACAGCCTTATGGTACCTCATGTACCAGACAATCGAAAAGGAGCTCCCTAAGAAGACCAGCTTCATGAAGGTGTTGTAGACAGACACGAAGCTCGTGAAAATGTCCAAGTAACGCGTAGCGAACACAATGGCGTAGAGCTCTTGCGTCCTCAATGACACACCTGCAAATTAATTAACCGTTACAAACGAATCATTCAGATCATATGGTCAACGTCAATTTTAACCTAAACTTATCATCGGAATGGGAAATGAAGATACCGGCGCAGGATTTGATGGTGTGGATCTTGAGGAGCAAGACGAGAACACTGGCCAGGTGAGTCATATCACCTGCTAATCTGAAAATGTTCATCTTCCTTCgatctctctcttcttccttcGTCTCCTTCCTTCTCTACACCACAATACGGGTTCGGCTCGTGCTAGATAGATCTCGTTGGTGCCGTTTCCACAAACTTCTTCTCCCgtgtttttgcttttttttcctCTGGTAATGAAAGCCCATTACTTCTCGTTGTGGGCTTTGTTCTTTTGGGTAACGATATCTTATTACCCTACCCGATTTTATCGGTTTCATACCTAACCGGTGTGTATTTTGATTaaccgaaaataaaatatacttgCGTTTTATTACCTGCCTTGTAAATCTTCAAAACACGGTTTCAATATCAAACAATTCTATCACTATAACCTGTTTGATTTTCTCTGTGTCAACTGGTTACATAGCATAATTAAGAACAAACTGGATTGCAAAATGGCTATATCCTATATGTTGTGAATAATGTcgaataaatcaaaaataaaattcaaactACTATGGCTGAAATTCATTATCATACTAGCTAGTTTGAATCGATTTTGATCTGATTTTACATATAGTCAAGCAGATATCTAGATACAAAAGATCTAATCAGAATATCCTACATcgatatattaaataaaaaatacagtTTTTACCCTATACAAAATATGGCAATTCTCCTAAAACACAAGTTTTTatcaaacacacaagaaaatgatcaaaatgtcATTCAGTGAAGAGCAAAAAATACTAAGTAATCTTAATAATAATACATTTAATATAgctacaaatataaaaatatttttattttaaattttataccatAGATGTTAGAGCCATTTGCACAGAAAATAGTCAATAATTATGAAATTTGCAAGGATAGAAAAGGGTAGTGGAATCCAACATTAGTAGGTCTAAAATACACTGATGGCCCTATTATTCATTTTGTTATGTTAAGAGGCAAGAGAATCCCGTAGAAATGATTTTCTTATGCAAAAAAAATAGTAGACCCCACTATtcaagaaatattattttatttaaaatattattctgttttctttcttctcttgttttacttttctctcattttctcAATTTTCTTTATTAGCTTTCATAATCTTCTTAtttcaactataatatttacTATTATTACCATATGTAATCTGTTCACATAGCTTGCTAACAACGTTATCTATCCcgtctaataaaatatataaccgTCTATTATATTTGGTGCTCATATAGCTTGCTAACAAAATATGAACCATTTAATAAAATACGAGGGTGTCTAATAAAATATGTAACTGTCGACTGACCCACTTGGCTACATCGCACGATTGAAAGATTTGGGGTTGATTCGCGAGGATGTTTCTGTAAGTCTAAAATGTTTGGGGTCAAATTGAAAAGAACTAGAACGCCAGGGACATGTCgtgcaaa belongs to Brassica rapa cultivar Chiifu-401-42 chromosome A07, CAAS_Brap_v3.01, whole genome shotgun sequence and includes:
- the LOC103828588 gene encoding ER lumen protein-retaining receptor B, with amino-acid sequence MNIFRLAGDMTHLASVLVLLLKIHTIKSCAGVSLRTQELYAIVFATRYLDIFTSFVSVYNTFMKLVFLGSSFSIVWYMRYHKAVHRTYDREQDTFRHWFLVLPCLVLALLIHEKFTFLEVLWTFSLYLEAVAILPQLVLLQRTRNIDNLTGQYIFLLGGYRGLYILNWIYRYFTEPHFVHWITWIAGLVQTLLYADFFYYYFLSWKNNKKLQLPA
- the LOC103828587 gene encoding xyloglucan endotransglucosylase/hydrolase protein 3, producing the protein MIHTKIFGVFAVALWLWITMVDARFIGGRGVEKYVTFGQNYVVKWGQGHISTLHSGKEVDLYMDQSSGAGFESKNIYGSGLFQMRIKVPGGNSGGVVTAFYLTSLGSNHDEIDFEFLGNNDGKPITLQTNIFANGEGNREERFLLWFNPIKHYHTYGILWNPYQIVFYVDNIPIRVYKNQNGVNYPSKPMQVEASLWNGDAWATDGGRTKINYAYSPFIAHFQDFSGLSGCYIDGRSDNVATCGSSNYWWNGGKYQRLSGYEQKIYEHIRKKYMNYDYCTDRSKYQSPPRECY